The following is a genomic window from Neodiprion virginianus isolate iyNeoVirg1 chromosome 1, iyNeoVirg1.1, whole genome shotgun sequence.
CCTCAGCAAGGTTATGGCTGAATGTTGGCACGAAAATCCGGCTGTAAGGCTGACGGCGCTCAGAGTTAAAAAAACTCTTGCAATGCTGCGTAGCAATATCATGATTAAAGACGATTTAGTTTAAGACCTTagtaaaatatcgaatttttgatattattatctCTTGTTGCATAGAACTCTtgttaaattatatatattttcatatcaccAAGCTCAAATTTTATGATTCCAACTGAGATGAACAATTTTCAGTACAAAGAGTGTCAAGAAATTCGTTTCACGTTATTCTTCATTGTTCAGTACCACAAAACTGTGTTGTGTGCGAGTAGAATTTATGATTAGCTTATGGAGAAAATATATCGATCAAAGTAAACGATTGCTCGAAAAAGATAGGACTTgtaaaaagaaacattttttgacgAGATCAATACGTCTTTTGTAACTATTGATTTGATATAAATTAGAGCTCGGTACAGTAATTGAAGtactgaatttcagaaaatttatacatattatacaataataactGTCAATAAATtactattaattattacacatcgacatatatatatatatatatatatatatatatatatgtatgtatacacacaatATATTTGAATGTAATATAAGTCGTAGTTTTATTAATACTTATAGTTATATACAAACATTACATATAATTAATTGACTGGAATAtagaaaatggtgaaaatacACAACGTTTCTTGCGAATTGAAGCCTTTCTGTGGAAAAGTGTTCCTTTAAAAATTTAGTTGCCAAAAACGGTAAAGTTCAAAGGCTGTCTGCATTTGCAGTATCTACCACAGAAATTGTTCAACGAACCAAGAATCTTTCGTCATCCTAGTCTAGTTACATCACGTTAAAATGGCACTGTCGTTATTGGACGGAGTACTTGGTAATTTAATAACTCATGAGATGGTTTAGTTCATTATCAATTAGCAAATGCAGTTCTGCGCTAATTTCCTTAGAGCTTGACCTACACTTTAGAATAGTTACGCCTTAATTGGATCGAAATCAGTTATTGCTGCTCCAATTATTGTACAGTATGAACTATGTGCAGTTTTAGAATTGAAGGATAATATAAGTTAACATGgttaacattatttttttaaatatggtAATAGACGAATAAAAAACGGTTTGGACACCATAAATGAGAAATACCTTTACATATAGGTTTCAAAAACGATATTACCTTGTGCagtgaatgtataatattagtttataaataaaataaagcgcAGTCAAATTTGtggtataataaatatgtacaaatgtataaaatagcgaataatgtaataaatcgATTGCTTCACGAATAAATACTTGCGTACGCATTTTCTcatattgaaatgaaaaaattcttacacaaATGTCTAATTGAGTCTATTACACCAATTGAAtcatattaaaataattgtactTCTCTTATAACGTAGGGCTAAGCAAAATTTGCCTAcacagtttttcaaatttcatgctTAGCGTATCTCACGACGTAAAACCTTTGATAATACTTTATGACAGACGTAATTGCTTGATTTTACGGAGAGGCGTGTAGAATTAATAAAATAGTATAATTAGTTATTGTATAGCGGACCGAAGCgagtaaattttcacaacacATTGACCGATAGTATATTCACAGTTTCGACGATAAAGAATGTTATGTATGatacaagtataaaaattgcgATGTAGTTACCACAGAGACACGAGTATTAAAATAGGCGAAATGAATCGAACTTCAATTGTAGATACACAATACTGTGTGTATTGTGAAGAACTTTGCATTAGTTTTATCACTCGAATGGTTGCCATTTGGTGATTTGCTGGCCAGGTTTAGCCAACGCTTGTTTCCACTGTTCACCATAGGTTCCTCCTCCATCCGGTCCTATCACGAAATGTCCAATTGCGGTTTTCTTACCTGTGATAAAGAGTCAAATGGATGTTGAATTGTTTTTGTAAAGATTAGTTTGTACAATCAGAGTAtggaaataaagagaaaacaaTCGATTTCGTTAAAAGTTTTGACAAGCATTTCAGTTCAGTTTAACTATATCTATAAATAAACGTTCTTCACCTTATACAATTGAATTTTGGGGCGGAACAAAACTATTTCAACAGGTTGGATCCTAAGAAAAGATTCATTAcccattttatttttggagaCAAATTTCACCACAAAACTGACATCGCCCTGGGGATTCTTTGCGATAACCCTTGCATTGTCAGGTGAAAAGCTGGTCGAGATAGTCGGCGTGAATCTATCGCTTTTCCAAAAATGCGTGACTATGCCGTTGTCAACTACGGACATCTTTATATACAGTTGTCCCTTCAGAGCCTCGTGTTCGTGCATCGTATGTAAGGAGCATCTCAGCTTGCTCAATGACAATACCAAGTTGCCTCCACTTTCTCCGTCCTTGTCCCCCTTCTCCTGGCATAATGATATCTCCACCTGGCCTTTCTTGCTCTCCCGCTgtaagaaatcaaatttttattgttgttgaaattgtttgaGTTTGAAAGGAATAGAATTCATGACATGTTTTAATTACGTATATTAACCTATTCACCAACTTGCAACCAGCTTTTTAACGCACAAATTCTTATCTTCGGAACCGCAATTCGGATATGTTGAAGTGtacactaacaataagatatgTAATACTTTCGATTTTCACGCCCTTAGGCCTTATCCTTTTTGGGAAACATTTGGTTCATATATTTTAGGAacctcgaaattttttaatatatttacgAAAACGACTGAAAAAACTATGTGAAGAAATTTTGGattgtattttgaaatttttagagtGGGTCGAAAATGGGATCATATTCACGGTGAATTGTTACAAATATTCTAGAGATCTCGACTTTTCTGAACATATTCCATGCCTCTGGAATATTTAATTATGATCCAGTTTTCATCTGATTATAAAAACTTCAGGATAAACTACAAAATGTCTACTTTTTAATACAAACGAATAAAAACGATTTATTTCTTGGGCCTTTGCATGTAGACAACTGACGATGTGaaaaagtacttttttttggggTGAAGTCCTGAAGATCTACCTAAAAATGGATGTcgtatttatcaaaaaaaaaaaaatagtatttttgtCGACGTCAGGAAGTGCTAAAAGTTCGGAAACAAAGGTCCAATTAAAAAACATGATAAATTTGTTCAACGTATTCCTGTAAACGATGAGCTCTAAAAATTGGAGAATTTTCGCTTCTTCGTGTGCATTGTAACACATCCAAATTGtatcgaaatcgaaaattgcaCCATGATCAGCTGGCCGAAAATTGGTGGATTAGTCGATAGATTGATCACCCTTTCATCGGCTCCGGAGATTCCGCTGCTGATCGGTTTCAGTGGCCACCAAGTTTCTCCGGTGGAAACGTCGCTCGCATGCTTTGGTTTGGCGGGTTTTGTAACGAAGACTCCTGGGTCCAATTTAACAGTAGCGGCTCCTAGGGTTCGTCTCTTATCGAAGATTCGGTCCCTGGCGCTCCTCTGAGGTACGCTTGTCTTTTCCTTATCACTTTGTTTGCCAAAGAATTGGGTCAGCACATTGGCCTTGGATGAATCCGAGGTCGAGGCCATACTCTTGAAGGCGGAACTatccttctttcctttcttgGAAGATTCACCCTTGGCTTTGTCATTCTCCGATTCCTTTTTTTCGGTGGCTATCAGTGGCTTGTCCTCTAGAACAGCGTAGACTGTGGCCACGACGAATTTCGACCCACTGATTTCCTCTTCGGTTACTTTAGTCTTCCCGAATTTtgatttcgtttctttcgtcAGCGGAAAGGTGAACTCCTCGTTCCAACTCGGCCAGGACTCGTTCTTTGGGGTTGTTTCGAACTTTTCCTTCCCTGGCAGAAGTTTCACCTGAGTGATTAACGGGATTGTTAAAATGACTCCGATCACAACGAGTCTAAGCCCATTTCTTGAGCATTAAAACACTCTGCGTGCGGGTAATTATACTTATATCGATTACGTGTAACTCTCGAGTACCACTAGCCTATCCCTTTTTGATTATGAACTGTAACCATGTCAACGTTGGGTCGATAAATACTTGTGCTTGCAACCAGAATAGCCACTTCAAGTTTGCTTAATCACCTATTTAGGTAGCAATACttgcaatatttgaaaaattactcccACGTATCTCGCTTATCGCATTTTaagtgaacaaaaaataaatacatatgtatgttaGGGTATTTCACATTTAACAAATGCTTGCATTTAGTCTAAAAGGAAACCTCTAAGAAATTGAGCACTGTAGATCCAGTTTTAGGGTGTACGAAAACGATTTTTAGGATCACAAAAAATCTCataattaaatatacaaaaattttttttaacctttcTATATTAACACTTCTCTGTAGTAATGCCCTCTAGGTAATCTTTTTGggccataatgcattttttggtaaaatataaaagaaataatacaTGTTAAGGGGGTGCTAATTTCGattcttcacttttttttagaaaaattgattttgtacTCCCCAAACCTGGAGCTACAGTGCTCAATCTTTTGGAGGCTTTTTTTAGACCGGAAGAAAGCATGCGCctatcgaaaaattgaaaattttttaaatatcaaataCCCGGATGTACATATGTCGATAAAGGAAAAGTTCAACATACAAAGTTCTCACCTTAACAACATAACTGTTCACTCTGGTAAAGCCAAAGTTCTGAGGTAAGTGTCTTGCGCCTATAACAGTCACGTATAAAGCCTTCGCCGCCGGGGAatggacaatttttattcccacTTCCGGTTCTAGATTGGTCGTTCGATTCAGCGAGCTGCTCTTCAAGCCACTGTCAATGAAGGATTTAATCCGAGCTATAGCCATTTTGATAACTCGTTGTTGACTTTGATTTTGAACAATCGTCACTGCTGCTCAGCGTAGATCAATAAATTACATCGTCACTATACGACGATGCGAATCATACCTTCACTGCATCAAGAAATCCCTTTGAGAAATGTGAAtctaaaagaaaatttatcagTGTAACCATAAGGCAGTGTAGATTTCCGCAAGCTTTCACAACGAAATGGATTTCCATAGTCACATTTGCCCATTTACGTGTCGAGTTGTACGTATGTAAtgttgtacaattttgtcGTTGAGTGTTGTAATTGCATAAGAGCGTTAAGTGCTTCGTTAAGAttcaatgaataattgctAATTTGGTCACGTACGTAGGCCAGGACCATATCGGCGCACGAATTACCGACTCTTATCTTGGCAAAACGTCAAAGTTTGTTATCCGTTACAGCATTTTACCGCAAAAGGAATAAACCACACAGTGATAAAGATCTGTCAAAATTCTAAAGCAACGGAAACATGCGGTCTCGGCACAATATTATTGGAACAAACGCTTGACTTCGATAAGAGGTGTCCAGCAAAGTTTATGGGTTGTATTTTAACGAGCCAAAAAACGGCTGGACAAATCATCGTGCGAGCACATCTGTTTAAACTATAGTTGCGCAATACCTAAAAGACGCTTTACCGATTCGAAGTCTTTTATTTAGCTTTTATTCTATAGCACATTCCGCCGAGTTTCAGACTCCTGTCATCTCACTTGAATCTGTTGCATTAGAAAGAGTAGCGATCAATCCGGTTTTGCAGTATGATCAGTGGTTACCGAGTCGAAAGATCACACCTGACATTCTTTTATTTAGTATTTGGTCAGCGGACCTTTGGTCAGAAGAGTGTAAAGTAAAACTG
Proteins encoded in this region:
- the LOC124298333 gene encoding uncharacterized protein LOC124298333; the protein is MAIARIKSFIDSGLKSSSLNRTTNLEPEVGIKIVHSPAAKALYVTVIGARHLPQNFGFTRVNSYVVKVKLLPGKEKFETTPKNESWPSWNEEFTFPLTKETKSKFGKTKVTEEEISGSKFVVATVYAVLEDKPLIATEKKESENDKAKGESSKKGKKDSSAFKSMASTSDSSKANVLTQFFGKQSDKEKTSVPQRSARDRIFDKRRTLGAATVKLDPGVFVTKPAKPKHASDVSTGETWWPLKPISSGISGADERRESKKGQVEISLCQEKGDKDGESGGNLVLSLSKLRCSLHTMHEHEALKGQLYIKMSVVDNGIVTHFWKSDRFTPTISTSFSPDNARVIAKNPQGDVSFVVKFVSKNKMGKKTAIGHFVIGPDGGGTYGEQWKQALAKPGQQITKWQPFE